Part of the Bacteroidales bacterium genome is shown below.
ATGGAAGTTTCATTACTTACATAGCTATATAATAGACCAGCAGATACATCTCCCATCTGTCGTTTTTCAGAAGTAATGTTTTCCCCACTAGGAATGGAAGCATCAAAGCCATTTCCTGTAAACTGATTATGCCAAAAAAGACCACTTTGATCAAAGCTTTGCTGCACATAGGCACCATTAAGACCAGCAGATAGGATACTTTTCATACTTAATATCACATGGTAAGCTATAGAAAGTGTCGCTTTTAAAGTCTTGAATTCGCTGCTACCTGTTTTATCCGATAAAAGAGTACTTCCCACAGCCAAAAAACCAGTTTGGCTAGTCTTCTTAGCAATTCCCATGTCAAAACTTGCCAAATATGTTACGTAAGGCTCCGTAACGCTTTTCCATTGATTTCGATAAACAAGAAGACCTCTCTGATCGCCAGCAAAAGCACCGGTATTTGCAGGATTCAAATTCAAAGCAGTAGTGTTAAAAAAAGAAAAATGAAAATCCTGAGCTTCTATCCTTTCAAAACCGATTAATATCATTAATAAGTATAAGTACTTTCTCATATCTCTACCTTAATTAATTTTTTAACGTACGACTGTTATATTACCTTTCTTGATCACAGTTTCATCGTTAATGAAAGTGACACTTAAGTAATAGACAAAGACTCCAGGATCTACGGGCTTGCCTC
Proteins encoded:
- a CDS encoding PorP/SprF family type IX secretion system membrane protein, whose protein sequence is MRKYLYLLMILIGFERIEAQDFHFSFFNTTALNLNPANTGAFAGDQRGLLVYRNQWKSVTEPYVTYLASFDMGIAKKTSQTGFLAVGSTLLSDKTGSSEFKTLKATLSIAYHVILSMKSILSAGLNGAYVQQSFDQSGLFWHNQFTGNGFDASIPSGENITSEKRQMGDVSAGLLYSYVSNETSIASNDGVKLNVGVAYHHINRPKIDFTGEEFKRLYSKFLFHFRGQIGLFYTNTALIPEVLTAFQGPARMITFGMGGRFMLKEQSRYTGFVKESALTLGGYFRVGDAINPYLTFEVGSFAFGLVYDINISGLAKASNGRGAFEILLQYVNPNPFKYRRNAANNSFF